Proteins encoded in a region of the Streptomyces violaceoruber genome:
- a CDS encoding recombinase family protein, producing the protein MARVLGVVRLSRVSDETTSPERQRRSIQRWVDQEGHVVVGWVEDIDVSGGIEPWKRPEFGKWLPSTIGKEVSAIEHRIAAEESRADEYDIICALKIDRLSRRVLHVHTLLEWCEKNGKEVATVEDGINLNTQMGKLLLSLIASFAEGELEAIKARAKSSYNHLVKEGRWRGGRTSYGYREEKQETGDGWKLVPDDYGTDTAGTLREIVRRLIAGESANSIAQWLNEDVSKTPTSLDAQMIRSGKTPKGSRWTAANTAKVVRSRCILGQMEVSEEMMVEGRKTTRRRVVRDADGQPLQRAEPLITHEEWELANKKLDENTSKRNGNRKGGSPLLRVAFCTCGEPAYLGPGRNWPYYRCASRTTHKPCPTGSKGIAAHTLEDAVGKAFLLAAGDVEIVRKVFRPGVDYTRDIEEVNRALSDLREDREAGLYSSELGKQEYREAYKRLDARREQLIAQPTRPDTWEEIPTGETYRERWSTLSTQHEKGRELRAAGVKAVIHAEPIPGMTAAQLMAPDGHDGMWQHPVGRVQVLIPMDFKQRLRNMAAVHSEG; encoded by the coding sequence ATGGCGAGAGTTCTGGGCGTGGTTCGTCTGTCGAGGGTGTCGGACGAGACCACATCGCCGGAGCGTCAGCGTCGGTCCATCCAGCGATGGGTCGATCAGGAGGGGCACGTCGTTGTGGGGTGGGTCGAGGACATCGACGTTTCCGGCGGGATTGAGCCGTGGAAACGTCCGGAGTTCGGCAAGTGGCTTCCCTCGACCATCGGGAAGGAGGTCAGCGCGATCGAGCACCGGATCGCGGCGGAGGAGTCGCGCGCCGACGAGTACGACATCATCTGCGCACTGAAGATCGACCGCCTCTCGCGGCGCGTGCTCCACGTGCACACCCTCCTGGAGTGGTGCGAGAAGAACGGTAAGGAGGTCGCGACCGTTGAGGACGGGATCAACCTCAACACGCAGATGGGGAAGCTCCTCCTCAGCCTGATCGCGTCCTTCGCGGAAGGGGAGCTCGAAGCCATCAAGGCGCGGGCCAAGTCCTCGTACAACCACCTGGTGAAGGAGGGCCGCTGGCGTGGCGGCCGCACTTCGTACGGCTACCGCGAGGAGAAGCAGGAGACCGGCGACGGGTGGAAGCTCGTCCCTGACGACTACGGGACCGACACGGCCGGGACACTCCGTGAGATCGTCCGCCGTCTCATCGCGGGCGAGTCGGCGAACAGCATCGCGCAGTGGCTCAACGAGGACGTGTCGAAGACCCCGACGTCACTCGACGCTCAGATGATCCGCAGCGGCAAAACCCCGAAGGGGAGCCGCTGGACCGCCGCGAACACGGCCAAGGTCGTGCGCTCCCGCTGCATCCTGGGGCAAATGGAGGTATCCGAGGAGATGATGGTCGAGGGGAGGAAGACAACACGACGCCGGGTCGTCCGGGACGCGGACGGCCAGCCGCTCCAGCGTGCGGAGCCTCTGATCACGCATGAGGAGTGGGAGCTGGCCAACAAGAAGCTGGACGAGAACACCAGCAAGCGCAACGGCAACCGCAAGGGTGGGTCGCCCTTGCTCCGGGTCGCGTTCTGCACATGTGGGGAGCCGGCATATCTCGGCCCTGGCCGTAACTGGCCCTACTACCGCTGCGCCTCTCGTACCACGCACAAGCCGTGTCCGACCGGAAGCAAGGGCATCGCGGCGCACACGCTGGAGGACGCCGTGGGAAAGGCGTTCCTCCTCGCTGCCGGGGACGTCGAGATCGTCCGGAAGGTCTTCCGGCCGGGCGTGGACTACACGCGCGACATCGAAGAAGTGAACCGCGCCCTGTCGGACCTGAGGGAGGACCGCGAGGCGGGCCTCTACTCCAGTGAGCTGGGCAAGCAGGAGTACCGGGAGGCTTACAAGAGGTTGGACGCGCGACGTGAACAGCTCATCGCGCAGCCCACGCGCCCGGACACGTGGGAAGAGATCCCGACAGGAGAGACCTACCGGGAACGGTGGAGCACGTTGTCGACCCAGCACGAAAAGGGCAGGGAGCTACGCGCCGCAGGGGTCAAGGCCGTCATCCATGCCGAGCCGATTCCCGGGATGACCGCCGCGCAGCTCATGGCTCCCGATGGCCATGACGGGATGTGGCAACACCCAGTCGGGAGAGTTCAGGTTCTGATCCCGATGGACTTCAAGCAGCGTCTGCGCAACATGGCGGCGGTTCACAGCGAAGGCTGA
- a CDS encoding IS5 family transposase (programmed frameshift) has product MGRGDLTDAEWERLLPFLPVSNGRCGRWRDHRQVIDGILHRVRTGVQWRDLPERFGPWKTVYERHRLWSADGTWERLLQQVQAAADAAGEIDWDISVDSTIVRAHQHAAGAHRSAPCARLKGGRRGGTPGRDAVAEPRRPPGGGGAGSEGLGRSRGGFTSKVHLSADGRCRPLSLVITPGQRADCTQFKPVLEKIRVPKLGPGRPRKKPDSLAADKAYSNGPCREYLRRRGIRHTIPEKTDSHAARLRKGSRGGRPPGFDEERYKKRNTVERTINRLKQSRAVATRYDKRGYVYLGTATAAAVAIWLRT; this is encoded by the exons ATGGGGCGGGGAGATCTGACGGATGCCGAGTGGGAACGGCTGCTGCCCTTCCTGCCGGTGAGTAACGGTCGTTGCGGCCGGTGGCGGGATCACCGTCAGGTGATCGACGGGATTCTGCACCGGGTGCGGACCGGCGTTCAGTGGCGGGACCTGCCCGAGCGGTTCGGCCCGTGGAAAACCGTCTACGAACGCCACCGGCTGTGGTCAGCCGACGGCACCTGGGAACGTCTGCTGCAGCAGGTCCAGGCTGCAGCAGACGCGGCAGGTGAAATCGACTGGGACATCTCGGTGGACTCCACCATCGTCCGAGCCCATCAGCACGCGGCCGGCGCC CACCGATCCGCCCCCTGCGCCCGCCTCAAAGGGGGACGACGAGGTGGAACACCAGGACGAGACGCCGTGGCAGAGCCTCGTCGGCCGCCTGGTGGAGGTGGTGCTGGAAGTGAGGGCTTGGGTCGTTCGCGGGGCGGGTTCACCAGCAAGGTCCATCTGAGCGCGGACGGCCGCTGCCGTCCGCTCTCTCTGGTCATCACTCCAGGTCAAAGGGCCGACTGCACCCAGTTCAAGCCGGTCTTGGAGAAGATCCGCGTCCCCAAACTCGGCCCGGGCAGGCCACGCAAGAAGCCGGACAGCCTCGCCGCGGACAAGGCATACAGCAACGGGCCGTGTCGCGAGTACCTGCGGCGCCGGGGCATCCGGCACACGATCCCGGAGAAGACCGACAGCCATGCGGCCCGTCTGCGCAAGGGTTCACGCGGTGGGCGGCCACCGGGCTTCGACGAGGAGCGGTACAAAAAGCGAAACACCGTCGAACGGACTATCAACCGTTTGAAGCAGTCCCGAGCTGTCGCTACCCGTTACGACAAGCGCGGTTACGTCTACCTTGGCACCGCGACAGCGGCAGCCGTGGCGATCTGGCTCCGGACCTGA
- a CDS encoding aldo/keto reductase: MKYTQLGRTGLKVSRLVLGTMNFGPQTDESTSHDIMDAALDAGLNFVDTANVYGWGENKGRTEEIIGTWFAQGGGRRDRTVLATKVYGNMAGDGDVWPNHDKLSAVNIRRAVDASLKRLQTDYIDVYQFHHIDRSTPFEEIWQAIDVLVQQGKILYAGSSNFPGYKIAQANEIAARRGGTIGLVSEQCLYNLAERRAEMEVIPAARDYGLGVIPWSPLHGGLLGGVIKKEATQGRRASGRAADALKDTKTREQIQAYEDLLDKHGLQPGEAALAWLLTRPGVTGPIVGPRTQEQLDSALRALELELSEELLTSLDEIFPGPGPSPEAFAW; the protein is encoded by the coding sequence ATGAAGTACACGCAGCTCGGACGCACCGGACTCAAGGTCAGCCGACTCGTTCTCGGCACGATGAACTTCGGTCCGCAGACAGACGAATCAACCAGCCACGACATCATGGACGCCGCTCTCGACGCGGGTCTGAACTTTGTAGACACGGCCAACGTCTATGGGTGGGGTGAGAACAAGGGCCGCACCGAGGAGATCATCGGTACTTGGTTCGCCCAGGGTGGCGGGCGGCGCGACAGGACGGTCCTCGCCACCAAGGTGTACGGGAACATGGCGGGCGACGGGGACGTCTGGCCCAACCACGACAAGCTGTCCGCGGTGAACATCCGCCGGGCCGTCGACGCCTCCCTCAAGCGGCTGCAGACCGACTACATCGACGTCTACCAGTTCCATCACATCGACCGATCGACGCCGTTCGAGGAGATCTGGCAGGCGATCGACGTCCTGGTCCAGCAGGGCAAGATTCTCTACGCCGGGTCGTCCAACTTTCCCGGCTACAAGATCGCGCAGGCCAACGAGATCGCCGCGCGCCGGGGCGGCACCATCGGGCTGGTCAGCGAGCAGTGCCTGTACAACCTGGCCGAGCGCCGCGCCGAGATGGAGGTGATCCCGGCCGCGCGGGACTACGGGCTCGGGGTCATCCCGTGGTCGCCGCTGCACGGCGGTCTGCTGGGCGGCGTGATCAAGAAGGAGGCCACACAGGGGCGCCGGGCGAGCGGCCGCGCTGCCGATGCGCTCAAGGACACCAAGACGCGCGAGCAGATCCAGGCGTACGAGGACCTGCTCGACAAGCACGGCCTGCAGCCCGGCGAGGCGGCGCTGGCCTGGCTGCTCACCCGGCCCGGCGTGACCGGCCCGATTGTCGGCCCCCGCACGCAGGAGCAGCTGGACTCGGCGCTGCGCGCCTTGGAGCTGGAGCTGAGCGAGGAGCTGCTGACGTCTCTGGACGAGATCTTCCCCGGTCCCGGACCGTCTCCCGAAGCCTTCGCATGGTGA
- a CDS encoding Uma2 family endonuclease, protein MTVLDDRIAMAESDNTRRLDKMFERLERMPVPEGYKVEIVGGVVYMAPQRDIHWQTILEILWALEDHFGRRQARIFSDVRIDFPGYENGFCPDVAKIKSGAKKDDNGKWRYGDVEFVAEVISRGTARNDYEAKKTAYALAEVPVYLIADPYARRCRLFTGPKDGIYVTDTSIEYGGVVDMTHTHLGLTLDTADFPRD, encoded by the coding sequence ATGACCGTCCTTGACGACAGGATCGCGATGGCCGAGAGCGACAACACGCGTCGACTCGACAAGATGTTCGAGCGACTCGAGAGGATGCCCGTCCCCGAGGGTTACAAGGTCGAGATCGTCGGGGGGGTTGTCTACATGGCACCACAGCGGGACATCCACTGGCAGACCATCCTCGAGATCCTCTGGGCTCTGGAAGATCACTTCGGACGGCGGCAGGCGAGAATCTTCTCGGACGTCCGCATCGACTTCCCCGGCTACGAGAACGGATTCTGTCCAGACGTCGCCAAGATCAAAAGTGGGGCGAAGAAGGACGACAACGGCAAGTGGCGTTACGGGGATGTCGAGTTCGTCGCCGAAGTCATTTCCAGAGGCACGGCGCGGAACGACTACGAAGCCAAGAAGACCGCCTATGCCCTCGCGGAGGTACCGGTCTATCTCATCGCTGACCCCTACGCACGCAGGTGCCGCTTGTTCACCGGGCCCAAGGACGGCATCTACGTGACCGACACCTCCATCGAGTACGGCGGAGTCGTAGACATGACACACACCCACCTCGGCCTCACTCTCGACACAGCGGACTTCCCCCGCGACTGA
- the thpR gene encoding RNA 2',3'-cyclic phosphodiesterase, with amino-acid sequence MRLFAAVLPPEDVTAALAAEVAVLRSLPGAEGLRWTGRPGWHLTLAFYGEVDDELVPELSARLARAAHRTAPFELALRGGGQFGRGRALWAGAEGGLATLRLLAGRAEAAGRRAGVATGEHRRYQPHLTLARSRQACDVRPYVEALAGFTGPTWTVTDLALVRSHLPESGVPGEQPRYEAVARSPLGSSG; translated from the coding sequence ATGAGACTGTTCGCCGCCGTACTGCCGCCCGAGGACGTCACCGCCGCCCTCGCCGCGGAGGTGGCCGTGCTGCGGAGCCTGCCCGGCGCCGAGGGGCTGCGCTGGACCGGCCGTCCGGGCTGGCACCTCACCCTCGCCTTCTACGGCGAGGTCGACGACGAACTCGTCCCCGAGCTGTCGGCCCGCCTGGCGCGCGCGGCCCACCGCACCGCGCCCTTCGAACTGGCGCTGCGCGGCGGTGGCCAGTTCGGCCGCGGCCGGGCGCTGTGGGCGGGTGCGGAGGGCGGCCTGGCGACCCTGCGGCTGCTGGCCGGCCGCGCCGAGGCCGCGGGGCGCAGGGCGGGCGTCGCGACGGGCGAGCACCGCCGCTACCAGCCCCACCTGACCCTGGCCCGCAGCAGACAGGCGTGCGACGTCCGCCCCTACGTCGAGGCGCTGGCCGGCTTCACCGGCCCCACCTGGACCGTGACCGACCTGGCGCTGGTCCGCAGCCACCTGCCGGAGTCGGGCGTGCCCGGCGAGCAGCCTCGTTACGAGGCGGTCGCGCGCAGCCCGCTCGGCTCCTCCGGTTAG
- a CDS encoding aminoglycoside adenylyltransferase family protein, with the protein MPERERDRDRTDHLVDLVRRHLDEDGDVLGVYAHGSATLGGLRPYSDLDLLVVLGRPTTYGQRERLTGELLGVSGGEGRPVELIAVVRDEVRPWRYPPRREYLYGEWLRDAYECGAVPEPEDDPDLAPLLTMVLRAAAPLYGPPPATLLDPVPHGDLRRAITAGVPELLAGLEPDTRNVLLTLARVWSTLVTGDIRSKDAAADWALGRLPASYRPPLAHARAVYLGQETEDWSGLAVRACADRLVREIRAAYGDGGPGE; encoded by the coding sequence ATGCCAGAGCGGGAGCGGGACCGGGACCGCACCGATCACCTCGTCGACCTCGTCCGGCGGCACCTCGACGAGGACGGCGACGTGCTCGGCGTCTACGCGCACGGCTCGGCCACCCTCGGCGGACTGCGCCCGTACAGCGACCTCGACCTCCTCGTCGTCCTGGGACGTCCGACCACGTACGGGCAACGCGAGCGGCTCACCGGGGAGTTGCTCGGCGTGTCCGGCGGTGAGGGGCGCCCCGTCGAGCTGATCGCCGTCGTGCGGGACGAGGTCCGGCCCTGGCGGTATCCGCCCCGCCGGGAGTACCTGTACGGCGAGTGGCTGCGCGACGCCTACGAGTGCGGGGCCGTCCCGGAGCCGGAGGACGACCCCGACCTGGCCCCGCTCCTGACCATGGTGCTGCGCGCCGCCGCCCCGCTGTACGGCCCGCCGCCCGCGACCCTGCTCGACCCCGTGCCCCACGGCGACCTGCGGCGGGCGATCACCGCCGGGGTGCCGGAGCTGCTGGCCGGGCTGGAGCCGGACACGCGCAACGTGCTGCTCACCCTCGCCCGCGTCTGGAGCACGCTCGTCACCGGTGACATCCGGTCGAAGGACGCGGCGGCGGACTGGGCTCTGGGGCGGCTGCCCGCCTCGTACCGGCCGCCGCTCGCCCACGCGCGCGCCGTCTACCTCGGGCAGGAGACGGAGGACTGGAGCGGCCTGGCGGTGCGGGCGTGCGCCGACCGGCTGGTCCGGGAGATCCGGGCGGCCTACGGGGACGGGGGGCCGGGGGAGTAG
- a CDS encoding recombinase family protein yields the protein MTTITITGQLIGYARVSTDDQEAHLQRDTLTAAGCARTFEDKASGKNADRPELRSALDYARAGDTLCVWKLDRFARSLIDLVTMVDTLRERGIGFKVLTGALANIDPGTADGRLMLQVVGAMAEFERSLIKERTRAGLDAAKAQGRTGGRPSVVNEDVLTVARARKAKRESVSAVAKALGVSRATLYRHLADDS from the coding sequence GTGACGACGATCACGATCACCGGTCAGCTCATCGGATACGCCCGCGTCTCCACCGATGACCAGGAAGCGCACTTGCAGCGCGACACACTGACGGCCGCAGGCTGCGCCCGGACCTTCGAGGACAAGGCGTCGGGCAAGAACGCCGACCGGCCGGAGCTGCGGTCAGCACTCGACTACGCCCGCGCTGGCGACACCCTGTGCGTGTGGAAGCTCGACCGCTTTGCCCGGTCGCTCATCGACCTTGTGACCATGGTCGACACGCTTCGGGAGCGTGGTATCGGGTTCAAGGTGCTCACGGGTGCACTGGCCAACATCGACCCCGGCACGGCCGATGGCCGTCTCATGCTTCAGGTGGTAGGAGCCATGGCGGAGTTTGAGCGCAGCCTCATCAAGGAGCGCACCCGCGCCGGACTCGATGCAGCCAAGGCGCAGGGGCGTACCGGCGGACGGCCGTCCGTCGTGAACGAGGACGTGCTGACCGTGGCCCGCGCGAGGAAGGCGAAGAGAGAGAGTGTCAGCGCCGTCGCCAAGGCTCTGGGCGTCTCCAGGGCCACGCTGTACCGGCACCTCGCAGACGACTCCTGA
- a CDS encoding DinB family protein, protein MNAELESLKGALDHQRKHVVGILEGLSEEELRRPVLPSGWSCLALVRHLTLDVERFWFPGVIAGEPDVVGQLTAGAEAHWYTPEKMSVEEVFADYRSAIARADIVLAGSTPEQEPAAWPVEIWPTWRLPDVRHILIHVVTEVACHSGHLDAVRELIDGTTWLGGNPYAG, encoded by the coding sequence ATGAACGCAGAACTCGAGTCCCTCAAGGGCGCCCTGGACCATCAGCGCAAGCACGTCGTCGGGATCCTCGAAGGGCTCTCGGAGGAGGAGCTGCGGCGGCCGGTGCTGCCCAGTGGCTGGAGTTGCCTGGCATTGGTGCGCCATCTCACCCTGGATGTCGAACGCTTCTGGTTCCCTGGTGTGATCGCGGGCGAGCCGGATGTGGTCGGACAGCTCACGGCGGGTGCGGAGGCGCACTGGTACACACCCGAAAAGATGAGCGTCGAGGAGGTCTTCGCCGACTACCGGTCGGCCATCGCGCGGGCGGACATCGTGCTCGCCGGCAGCACGCCTGAACAAGAGCCTGCCGCTTGGCCCGTGGAGATCTGGCCGACCTGGCGGTTGCCGGACGTGCGGCACATCCTGATCCACGTAGTCACTGAAGTCGCCTGCCACAGCGGTCACTTGGACGCGGTGCGTGAACTGATTGACGGTACCACCTGGCTCGGCGGCAACCCTTACGCCGGCTAG